A region of the Dehalococcoidia bacterium genome:
GAGGAGTTCGGCGACCTCCTCATCAACCTCGTGAACTACGCGCGCTACAGCGGCATCGACGCCGAAGAGGCGTTGCGCCTGGCCAGCGCGAAGTTCCGGCGGCGCTTCGAGCGGGTCGAGTCCAGCGCCCGCGCCGCAGGCCGCGCCCTCTCCGAGATGGACCTACGCGAGCTCCTGGACCTCTGGGCGCGCGCGAAGGCGGACGAGGACGCCTGAAGTGGCGCGGGGCGACCCCGTCCGTGAAGGACTGGCACGCCTTGCGGAGGTCCGGGCCCGTCCCCGCAGCCCCGAGTCGGTCGATGCACTGCGCCACGCGCTTGCTTCCACCTCCAACGTCCTGGCGGCCAGGGCGGCGCTGATCGCCGGCGAGGCCGGCCTGCACGGCCTCGTCCCGGACCTCGAGAGCGCCTTCGAGCGGTTCCTCTTGCAGCCCCTGAAGTCTGACCCAGCTTGCCTCGCGAAGACCGCAATCGTCGGCGCGCTCGCCCGGCTGGGGGACGGCGACCAGACCCTGATCGCGGCTTGCAGGCACTTTCAGCCGGAGCCGACCGGTGACGAGCCAATCGATACGGCCGCCGAAATGCGGGCCGCCGCCATCGTTGCCCTCGCTGAACGCAACCACCCGCGCGCCCTGGAACTGGCCTCCGAGCTGCTTGCTGACCGCGAGCCTCGTGCCCGTCTCGGCGCCATCACCTCCTTCCGGACTCTGTCCTCGGACGCGGGCGCAGCCTTGCTGCGCTACAAGGCGCTCCGCTTTCTGCAGCGACCCCAGGCCGACAGCCAGTGGGAGACCGGCGACGAAATAGCCGAGACACTGGCGACGCTTCTCGTGTGCTCCCCCGGCTCGCTCGGCCTAGTCTCAGGCCTCCTCCAGGGCGAGGTTGACGTAGCCGTCCTGGCCGCGGTGGCGATCGGCGAGTCGGGCGTCCGGGGCGCCCTCGAAGCCTTGCGAGGCGGCTACGAGGCCCGCGTGGAACCGCGCGTCCGGCAGGCCATCGTGGCCGCCGCCGGCATGCTCCGGGGCGAGGACGCAGCCGGCTTCTTGCTTGAGGTCATCGCCCGGGCAGCCCCGGGCCTCGCCGTAACGGCGCTGGAGTCCCTTGCCCGCTTTCTCAGGGACCCCGCCCTCAGGCCGCGCGTCGCGGCGGCCGTGCGCGACAACGGTTCGCGCGAGGTACTGGACGCCTTTCGCAGGCTGCCTGAGGATGTGCAAGCATGACGGATGACCTCACAAGCAGGTTGGTCACCAGGGTCGGTGACGTGGAGGTCTGGCAGGTGCCGGAGCTGGTGCTGCCGACCTCGGTGCGATGGCTGCTGCCGGACGCCGAGCGCGCCGCCGTCGATGCCGCGAAGGAGTGGCTGCAGCCTCACTTCATGGACGCAAACGGCTACCTGCTGCAGAGCATCCACACCTACCTTCTCAAGACGCCGGACGCAGTGGTCCTGATCGACACCGGCGTCGGGAACCAGAAGCGGCGCGGAGGCGGCATCCCCGCCTTCGACATGCTCGACACCCCCTTTCTCGAGCGCCTTCGCGCCGCCGGCGTCTCCCGGGAGGACGTCGACCTCGTCCTCTGCACTCACATGCACACCGACCACGTCGGCTGGGACGCTTACCTCGACGGCGACGAATGGCGGCCCACCTTCCCGCGCGCCCGCCACCTCTTCGCCCGTCCCGAGTACGACCACTTCGCGGCGACAACACAGGCCGCCGCCCCGACACAGCAGCTTTGGCAGGACAGCATCGAGCCGGTCGTGAAGGCCGGGCTGGTCGACGTGGTCGAGCCGGACTATCAGGTCGCGCCGGGCATAAGGCTGGAGCCGAGCTTCGGCCACACGCCCGGACACGTCTCCGTGAAGGTCGAATCTGCCGGGCAGAGCGCCGTCTTCACCGGCGACGCCATGCACAGCCCCCTGCAGGCGGCTCTACCCCATCTCCGCTGCGCCCTCGGCGGGCCGGAGGAGCCAGCGCGACACGCGAGACTCGAGATCCTGCAGCGCTACGCCGGGACGGAGACCCTGCTCTTTGGCGCGCATTTCGCCTTTCCCTGCGGCGGCCGCCTCAGGCGCGAGGGGGACGCCTTCCGCATCGATGCCCTGAGCTAACGGCGCCCCTCCGCGCGCTCACCACCGGCGTTCCGCAGGCGGATGCTGGAGAAGGCCAGCGTCGAAGCGACTATGGCGAGGTGCAGGGCAATGAGGTCGTCGACGGCTCGGAAGTCAACGCCGTGCCGGGGGAACAGCGCCGGCGGATTTTCGAGGCGCTGGACGCGGACGGGGCGGACGGCGTGGCGGCAAGCGTAGTAGCCGGCCGTCTCGTCGACGAGGTCGAAGCCGTCGGCATCGAACTCGTAGCGATACAGTACCGCCTCGCGGACGGCCGGCAGCCAGGCGCGCTCGATTACCACCGCCCGCGCCGCGAGCCCCAGCATTCTCCCGACGTCCGAAGGCGAGCTTTCCGGCCGTGCCCAGAAACACACGCGCGGGCAATCGCGCGGCAGGAAGTAGTGCGGCGAGTGCCATTCGTCTACCGCCCACACCAGTGGCTCCTGCTCCGGGTGCGCCAGAGGCGGCCGCGGCGCGAAGCGCTCGATGCCCGCCTCCTCGCTGAAGTGATAAAGCCTCGCCATGCCCGAAATGCCCGAATGCCCGAAGGTAAAATATCCATGTGCCGCCAACTCGCAGTGACACCACCAAGCGCGCGCGCTTCGCGGAGCGCTTGAAGGCGCTTCCCGGTAAGCCTGGCGTCTACATCATGCGCAACGGGCGCGGCGACGTCATCTACGTCGGCAAGGCCGCGAACATCCGCAACCGCGTGCGCAACTACTTCGGCGCGCCCCACTCGCTCGAGCCCAAGACGCGCTCGCTGGTCGAGCAGGTCGAGGACTTCGAGTACATCGTCACGAGCAACGCCGCCGAGGCCCTGCATCTGGAGGCGACGCTAGTCAAGCGCCACCAGCCCTTCTTCAACGTCCGCCTCAAGGACGACAAGCACTACCCGTACCTGCGGATCGACGTCCAGAACGAATGGCCCCGCGTCGAGATCGCGCGGCGAGTCCAGAACGACGGCGCCCGCTATTTCGGCCCCTACGCCTCGGCGTCTTCGGTGCGCACGACGCTGAGCATCGTCAAGAAGCTCTTCCCCTGGCGCTCCTGCACCAAGACGATCACCGGCACGGACCCGCGGCCCTGCCTGGACTACTTCATCCACC
Encoded here:
- a CDS encoding MBL fold metallo-hydrolase produces the protein MTDDLTSRLVTRVGDVEVWQVPELVLPTSVRWLLPDAERAAVDAAKEWLQPHFMDANGYLLQSIHTYLLKTPDAVVLIDTGVGNQKRRGGGIPAFDMLDTPFLERLRAAGVSREDVDLVLCTHMHTDHVGWDAYLDGDEWRPTFPRARHLFARPEYDHFAATTQAAAPTQQLWQDSIEPVVKAGLVDVVEPDYQVAPGIRLEPSFGHTPGHVSVKVESAGQSAVFTGDAMHSPLQAALPHLRCALGGPEEPARHARLEILQRYAGTETLLFGAHFAFPCGGRLRREGDAFRIDALS